A genomic segment from Janibacter sp. DB-40 encodes:
- the rplW gene encoding 50S ribosomal protein L23 produces MSSGSQTKDPRDILIRPVVSEKSYGLLDEGKYTFIVDPRANKTEIKIAVEQIFDVKVDSVHTMNRVGKARRTRFGTGKRKDTKRAIVTLREGTIDIFGGQG; encoded by the coding sequence ATCAGTTCAGGTTCCCAGACCAAGGACCCGCGCGACATCCTCATTCGTCCCGTCGTGTCCGAGAAGTCCTACGGCCTGCTCGACGAGGGGAAGTACACCTTCATCGTCGACCCGCGGGCGAACAAGACGGAGATCAAGATCGCCGTCGAGCAGATCTTCGACGTCAAGGTCGACTCCGTGCACACCATGAACCGTGTCGGCAAGGCCCGGCGCACGAGGTTCGGTACCGGTAAGCGCAAGGACACGAAGCGCGCGATCGTCACCCTCCGCGAGGGCACGATCGACATCTTCGGCGGCCAGGGCTGA
- the rplV gene encoding 50S ribosomal protein L22, whose protein sequence is MVARASARHVRVTPMKARRVVDLIRGKDTQTAIATLQFAPQGAAEPTLKVLNSAIANLRVKADEAGEPFDERNLLVTSAYVDEGPTMKRFRPRAQGRAGRINKRTSHITVLVTSKPEKAAKGGTR, encoded by the coding sequence CTGGTCGCCCGTGCCTCCGCACGTCACGTGCGCGTCACGCCGATGAAGGCGCGCCGCGTCGTCGACCTGATCCGCGGCAAGGACACCCAGACCGCGATCGCCACGCTGCAGTTCGCCCCCCAGGGTGCTGCCGAGCCGACCCTGAAGGTCCTCAACAGCGCGATCGCCAACCTGCGCGTCAAGGCCGACGAGGCGGGGGAGCCGTTCGACGAGCGCAACCTCCTCGTCACCTCGGCCTACGTCGACGAGGGTCCGACGATGAAGCGTTTCCGTCCGCGGGCCCAGGGCCGCGCCGGCCGGATCAACAAGCGCACCAGCCACATCACCGTCCTCGTGACGAGCAAGCCTGAGAAGGCCGCGAAGGGAGGGACCCGCTGA
- the rpsE gene encoding 30S ribosomal protein S5 — protein sequence MPGPQRRGAGAAGTNERSNNDRRDNRGGGGRGGGRDRNESQYLERVVTINRVAKVVKGGRRFSFTALVVVGDGDGTVGVGYGKAKEVPSAIAKGVEEAKKNFFTVPRIQGTIPHPIVGEDAAGVVMLRPASPGTGVIAGGSVRAVLECAGIHDVLSKSLGSDNAINIVHAVVAALKGLERPEAVAARRGLPLDEVAPAAMLRAQAAGRAEAADKAKAGA from the coding sequence ATGCCCGGACCCCAGCGTCGAGGCGCCGGTGCCGCTGGCACCAACGAGCGCTCCAACAACGATCGTCGTGACAACCGTGGCGGCGGAGGCCGCGGCGGTGGCCGCGACCGCAACGAAAGCCAGTACCTCGAGCGGGTTGTGACCATCAACCGCGTCGCCAAGGTCGTCAAGGGTGGTCGTCGCTTCAGCTTCACCGCCCTGGTCGTCGTCGGTGACGGTGACGGCACAGTCGGCGTCGGCTACGGCAAGGCCAAGGAGGTCCCCTCCGCGATCGCGAAGGGTGTCGAGGAGGCGAAGAAGAACTTCTTCACCGTCCCGCGCATCCAGGGCACCATCCCGCACCCGATCGTCGGCGAGGACGCGGCCGGCGTGGTCATGCTCCGCCCGGCATCGCCCGGTACCGGTGTCATCGCCGGTGGTTCCGTGCGCGCCGTCCTCGAGTGCGCCGGCATCCACGACGTGCTGAGCAAGTCGCTCGGCTCGGACAACGCGATCAACATCGTCCACGCGGTCGTCGCGGCCCTGAAGGGCCTCGAGCGCCCGGAGGCCGTCGCGGCCCGCCGCGGTCTGCCCCTGGACGAGGTGGCCCCGGCCGCCATGCTGCGCGCCCAGGCCGCTGGCCGCGCAGAGGCTGCCGACAAGGCGAAGGCGGGTGCCTGA
- the rplO gene encoding 50S ribosomal protein L15: MADSKANPTPGEQADAPALKVHHLRPAPGAKTAKTRVGRGEASKGKTAGRGTKGTKARYQVPDRFEGGQTPLHMRLPKLRGFNNKFKTEYQVVNLDRISALFPEGGAIGVDELVAKGAVRDGHLVKVLGSGEISVKVDLTVDAFSASAKEKIEAAGGSVTAR; the protein is encoded by the coding sequence ATGGCTGACTCCAAGGCCAACCCCACGCCGGGGGAGCAGGCGGACGCACCCGCGCTGAAGGTGCACCACCTGCGCCCGGCCCCCGGGGCGAAGACCGCGAAGACCCGTGTGGGTCGCGGTGAGGCCTCGAAGGGCAAGACCGCCGGCCGCGGTACCAAGGGCACCAAGGCCCGGTACCAGGTGCCGGACCGCTTCGAGGGCGGTCAGACGCCGCTGCACATGCGTCTGCCCAAGCTCCGCGGCTTCAACAACAAGTTCAAGACCGAGTACCAGGTCGTCAACCTCGACCGCATCTCGGCGCTCTTCCCGGAGGGTGGCGCCATCGGCGTCGACGAGCTCGTGGCCAAGGGAGCCGTCCGCGACGGCCACCTGGTCAAGGTGCTCGGCTCCGGCGAGATCTCGGTGAAGGTCGACCTCACGGTCGATGCCTTCTCCGCGAGCGCCAAGGAGAAGATCGAGGCGGCCGGCGGCAGCGTCACCGCACGCTGA
- the rplB gene encoding 50S ribosomal protein L2, with the protein MGIRKYKPTTPGRRASSVADFVEVTRDTPEKSLVRPLSKSGGRNASGRITSRHIGGGHKRAYRVIDFRRHDKDGVPAKVAHIEYDPNRTARIALLHYADGEKRYILAPNRLGQGAAVENGPGADIKVGNNLPLRNIPAGTTVHAVELRPGGGAKLARSAGSSIQLLAKEGQYATLRMPSGEVRRVDARCRATIGQVGNAEQTNIRWGKAGRMRWKGKRPTVRGVVMNPVDHPHGGGEGRTSGGRHPVSPWGQPEGRTRRPGKASDKLIVRRRRTGKKR; encoded by the coding sequence ATGGGTATCCGCAAGTACAAGCCGACCACTCCCGGTCGCCGCGCCAGCTCCGTCGCCGACTTCGTCGAGGTCACGCGTGACACGCCGGAGAAGTCGCTGGTCCGCCCGCTGAGCAAGTCCGGTGGCCGCAACGCCTCCGGCCGCATCACCAGCCGTCACATCGGTGGTGGCCACAAGCGTGCCTACCGCGTCATCGACTTCCGTCGCCACGACAAGGACGGCGTCCCCGCGAAGGTCGCGCACATCGAGTACGACCCGAACCGCACCGCCCGCATCGCGCTGCTGCACTACGCCGACGGGGAGAAGCGCTACATCCTGGCGCCGAACCGCCTCGGTCAGGGCGCGGCCGTCGAGAACGGCCCGGGCGCGGACATCAAGGTCGGCAACAACCTGCCGCTGCGCAACATCCCGGCCGGTACGACCGTCCACGCGGTCGAGCTGCGGCCGGGCGGCGGCGCCAAGCTGGCCCGCTCCGCCGGTTCCAGCATCCAGCTGCTCGCCAAGGAGGGCCAGTACGCCACGCTGCGCATGCCCTCCGGCGAGGTCCGTCGTGTCGACGCCCGCTGCCGCGCGACCATCGGTCAGGTCGGCAACGCCGAGCAGACCAACATCCGTTGGGGCAAGGCCGGCCGCATGCGGTGGAAGGGCAAGCGCCCCACCGTCCGCGGTGTCGTGATGAACCCGGTCGACCACCCGCACGGTGGTGGCGAGGGCCGCACGTCCGGCGGTCGTCACCCCGTCTCGCCCTGGGGCCAGCCCGAGGGCCGTACCCGGCGTCCCGGCAAGGCGAGCGACAAGCTCATCGTCCGTCGCCGCCGCACCGGCAAGAAGCGCTGA
- the rpsQ gene encoding 30S ribosomal protein S17 — MSENVKEGPVSSTPERNDRKTRRGYVVSDKMNKTVVVEVEDRVKHALYGKVMRRTEKVKAHDEENTAGIGDHVVIMETRPLSATKRWRLVEILEKAK; from the coding sequence ATGAGCGAGAATGTGAAAGAAGGCCCCGTGAGCTCCACCCCAGAGCGGAACGACCGCAAGACGCGTCGCGGCTACGTCGTCAGCGACAAGATGAACAAGACCGTCGTCGTCGAGGTCGAGGACCGCGTCAAGCACGCCCTGTACGGCAAGGTCATGCGTCGGACCGAGAAGGTCAAGGCGCACGACGAGGAGAACACCGCCGGCATCGGCGACCACGTCGTCATCATGGAGACGCGGCCGCTGTCGGCGACCAAGCGCTGGCGCCTGGTCGAGATCCTCGAGAAGGCCAAGTAA
- the rpsC gene encoding 30S ribosomal protein S3, protein MGQKINPHGFRLGITNDHKSRWFADSNKEGQRYRDYVKEDVAIRKLLSTGMERAGIARVEIERTRDRVRVDIHTARPGIVIGRRGAEADRIRGELEKLTGKQVQLNILEVKNPEIEAQLVAQGIAEQLAARVTFRRAMRKGMQSSLRAGAKGIRIQCSGRLGGAEMSRSEFYREGRVPLHTLRANIDYGFYEARTTFGRIGVKVWIYKGDMTEKEFAAQQASAAPRGRGPRRERDDRPARARRGGDRSKEAPAQAAAPAEAPTAEAPAKTEGES, encoded by the coding sequence ATGGGTCAGAAGATCAACCCGCACGGCTTCCGTCTGGGCATCACCAACGACCACAAGAGCCGCTGGTTCGCCGACTCCAACAAGGAGGGTCAGCGTTACCGCGACTACGTCAAGGAGGACGTGGCGATCCGCAAGCTCCTGTCCACAGGCATGGAGCGCGCCGGGATCGCCCGCGTCGAGATCGAGCGCACCCGGGACCGTGTGCGGGTGGACATCCACACCGCGCGTCCGGGGATCGTCATCGGTCGCCGTGGCGCCGAGGCCGACCGCATCCGCGGTGAGCTCGAGAAGCTCACCGGCAAGCAGGTCCAGCTGAACATCCTCGAGGTGAAGAACCCCGAGATCGAGGCCCAGCTCGTCGCCCAGGGCATCGCCGAGCAGCTCGCTGCTCGCGTCACCTTCCGTCGCGCCATGCGCAAGGGGATGCAGTCCTCCCTTCGCGCCGGTGCCAAGGGCATCCGGATCCAGTGCTCCGGTCGCCTCGGTGGTGCGGAGATGTCCCGCTCCGAGTTCTACCGCGAGGGCCGCGTGCCGCTGCACACCCTCCGCGCGAACATCGACTACGGCTTCTACGAGGCCCGCACGACCTTCGGCCGCATCGGCGTCAAGGTCTGGATCTACAAGGGCGACATGACCGAGAAGGAGTTCGCGGCCCAGCAGGCGTCCGCCGCTCCGCGTGGTCGTGGCCCGCGTCGCGAACGTGACGACCGCCCCGCCCGCGCCCGGCGTGGTGGCGACCGCAGCAAGGAGGCGCCGGCCCAGGCCGCCGCCCCGGCTGAGGCCCCCACCGCCGAGGCTCCGGCCAAGACCGAGGGAGAGTCCTGA
- the rplR gene encoding 50S ribosomal protein L18 codes for MAMIVKRAKGKSAARGRRHLRVRKKVTGTAARPRLVVNRSSRHVFVQVVDDTVGKTVASASTMEADVRALDGDKTARAKRVGELVAERAKSAGIEAVVFDRGGNRYHGRVAAIADGAREGGLAL; via the coding sequence ATGGCAATGATCGTCAAGCGAGCCAAGGGCAAGAGCGCCGCTCGTGGTCGTCGCCACCTGCGCGTGCGCAAGAAGGTCACCGGAACCGCGGCGCGTCCGCGCCTGGTGGTCAACCGCAGCAGCCGCCACGTCTTCGTCCAGGTCGTCGACGACACCGTCGGCAAGACCGTCGCCTCGGCATCGACCATGGAGGCCGACGTGCGTGCACTGGACGGCGACAAGACCGCGCGGGCCAAGAGGGTCGGCGAGCTCGTGGCCGAGCGGGCCAAGTCCGCCGGCATCGAGGCCGTCGTCTTCGACCGCGGCGGCAACCGGTACCACGGTCGCGTCGCCGCGATCGCCGATGGTGCCCGCGAAGGGGGTCTGGCGCTGTGA
- the rplN gene encoding 50S ribosomal protein L14 — protein MIQQESRLRVADNTGAKQILCIRVLGGSGRRYAGVGDTIVATVKDAIPGGNVKKGDIVKAVIVRTTKESRRVDGSYIKFDENAAVILKADGEPRGTRIFGPVGRELRDKKFMKIVSLAPEVI, from the coding sequence GTGATCCAGCAGGAGTCGCGACTGCGCGTCGCCGACAACACCGGTGCCAAGCAGATCTTGTGCATCCGCGTGCTCGGTGGCTCCGGCCGCCGGTACGCCGGCGTCGGCGACACGATCGTCGCCACCGTCAAGGACGCCATCCCCGGCGGCAACGTCAAGAAGGGCGACATCGTCAAGGCGGTCATCGTCCGCACGACCAAGGAGAGCCGCCGCGTCGACGGTTCCTACATCAAGTTCGACGAGAACGCTGCCGTCATCCTCAAGGCTGATGGCGAGCCGCGCGGGACACGCATCTTCGGGCCGGTCGGTCGCGAGCTTCGCGACAAGAAGTTCATGAAGATCGTCTCGCTCGCACCGGAGGTGATCTGA
- the rpsH gene encoding 30S ribosomal protein S8 has product MTMTDPIADMLTRVRNANSAHHDEVSMPYSKLKSHIAEILQAEGFIAGWTVEEATVGKTLEISLKYGPNRERSIAGVRRVSKPGLRVYAKSTNLPKVLGGLGVAIISTSSGLLTDKQAATKGVGGEVLAYVW; this is encoded by the coding sequence ATGACCATGACCGACCCGATTGCGGACATGCTGACCCGCGTGCGGAACGCCAACTCGGCGCACCACGACGAGGTCTCCATGCCGTACTCCAAGTTGAAGTCGCACATCGCGGAGATCCTCCAGGCGGAGGGTTTCATCGCGGGGTGGACCGTCGAGGAGGCCACCGTCGGCAAGACGCTGGAGATCTCCCTCAAGTACGGCCCGAACCGTGAGCGTTCCATCGCGGGCGTGCGCCGGGTGTCCAAGCCCGGTCTGCGCGTGTACGCGAAGTCCACCAACCTGCCGAAGGTTCTCGGTGGCCTGGGCGTGGCGATCATCTCCACGTCCTCCGGCCTCCTGACCGACAAGCAGGCCGCAACCAAGGGTGTGGGCGGGGAAGTCCTCGCCTACGTCTGGTAA
- a CDS encoding adenylate kinase produces the protein MRLIILGPPGAGKGTQASRIAEHYEIPAISTGDIFRANIKNETELGKQVQEILASGGYVSDEVTNAIVADRLQQEDASRGFLLDGYPRTTAQVTALDEMLAESGQEVDKVLELVVDDEVVVDRLLKRAEVEGRVDDTEEVIRERMALYHRETQPLSSAYDQRGLLVRVDGVGEVDEVARRIVDALGS, from the coding sequence ATGCGTCTGATCATTCTGGGCCCCCCCGGGGCCGGCAAGGGCACCCAGGCCAGCCGGATCGCCGAGCACTACGAGATCCCGGCGATCTCGACCGGCGACATCTTCCGGGCCAACATCAAGAACGAGACCGAGCTCGGCAAGCAGGTCCAGGAGATCCTCGCTTCCGGCGGCTACGTCTCCGACGAGGTCACCAACGCGATCGTGGCCGACCGCCTGCAGCAGGAGGATGCCTCCCGCGGATTTCTGCTCGACGGCTACCCGCGCACCACCGCGCAGGTGACCGCTCTCGACGAGATGCTCGCCGAGTCCGGCCAGGAGGTCGACAAGGTGCTCGAGCTCGTCGTCGACGACGAGGTCGTCGTCGACCGGCTGCTCAAGCGCGCCGAGGTCGAGGGACGCGTCGACGACACCGAGGAGGTCATCCGGGAGCGGATGGCGCTCTACCACCGCGAGACCCAGCCCCTGTCGTCCGCCTACGACCAGCGCGGGCTGCTGGTCAGGGTCGACGGGGTCGGCGAGGTCGACGAGGTCGCCCGGCGCATCGTCGACGCGCTCGGGTCCTGA
- the rplF gene encoding 50S ribosomal protein L6: MSRIGRLPVAIPSGVDVTIDGQTVTVKGPKGELQTTVTEPITVARTEDGVEVTRPDDERESRSLHGLSRSLINNMVVGVTDGYEKKLEIHGTGYRVQNKGNSLEFALGYSHPVVVEAPEGISFTVENPTRFAVQGIDKQLVGETAANIRKLRRPDPYKGKGVRYEGEQIRRKVGKAGK; this comes from the coding sequence ATGTCGCGTATCGGACGACTCCCTGTCGCCATCCCCAGCGGTGTCGACGTCACCATCGATGGCCAGACCGTCACGGTCAAGGGCCCCAAGGGTGAGCTGCAGACGACCGTGACCGAGCCGATCACGGTCGCCCGGACCGAGGACGGCGTCGAGGTCACCCGCCCCGACGACGAGCGCGAGTCGCGTTCGCTCCACGGGCTCTCCCGCAGCCTCATCAACAACATGGTCGTCGGTGTCACCGACGGCTACGAGAAGAAGCTCGAGATCCACGGCACCGGTTACCGCGTGCAGAACAAGGGCAACTCCCTGGAGTTCGCGCTCGGGTACAGCCACCCGGTCGTCGTCGAGGCGCCCGAGGGGATCAGCTTCACGGTCGAGAACCCGACCCGCTTCGCCGTGCAGGGCATCGACAAGCAGCTGGTCGGTGAGACCGCTGCCAACATCCGCAAGCTCCGCCGCCCCGACCCGTACAAGGGCAAGGGTGTTCGGTACGAGGGCGAGCAGATCCGTCGCAAGGTCGGAAAGGCTGGTAAGTAA
- the rplX gene encoding 50S ribosomal protein L24, protein MSKLKIKKGDLVQVLSGKDKGLQGKVISVNTETQRVVVEGVQRVTRHTKAGFGGQAGGLVVTEAPIHVSNVAIVDPEDNKPTRVKTRVESVERDGRTKASRTRVAVRSGKDL, encoded by the coding sequence ATGAGCAAGCTCAAGATCAAGAAGGGCGACCTCGTCCAGGTCCTGTCCGGCAAGGACAAGGGCCTGCAGGGCAAGGTCATCTCGGTCAACACCGAGACCCAGCGCGTCGTGGTCGAGGGTGTCCAGCGGGTCACCCGCCACACCAAGGCCGGCTTCGGCGGTCAGGCCGGCGGTCTGGTCGTCACCGAGGCGCCGATCCACGTGAGCAACGTGGCCATCGTCGACCCGGAGGACAACAAGCCGACCCGCGTCAAGACCCGCGTCGAGTCCGTCGAGCGTGACGGACGCACCAAGGCGAGCCGCACCCGCGTTGCGGTGCGCTCGGGCAAGGACCTCTGA
- the rpsS gene encoding 30S ribosomal protein S19, translated as MPRSLKKGPFIDDHLQKKVDAQNEAGSKNVIKTWSRRSVVSPDMLGHTLAVHDGRKHVPVFVTEAMVGHKLGEFAPTRTFRGHVKDDKKGRRR; from the coding sequence ATGCCTCGTAGTTTGAAGAAGGGCCCCTTCATCGACGACCACCTCCAGAAGAAGGTGGACGCCCAGAACGAAGCGGGCAGCAAGAACGTCATCAAGACCTGGTCGCGCCGTTCGGTGGTCTCGCCGGACATGCTCGGCCACACCCTCGCCGTGCACGACGGCCGCAAGCACGTCCCGGTGTTCGTCACCGAGGCGATGGTCGGCCACAAGCTCGGTGAGTTCGCCCCGACCCGCACCTTCCGCGGCCACGTGAAGGACGACAAGAAGGGACGTCGTCGCTGA
- the rplE gene encoding 50S ribosomal protein L5, whose translation MTETMTSPATPRLKTKYAETVVPSLNDQFGYTNPMQVPRVVKVVVNMGVGDAAKDSKLIEGAIRDLTAITGQKPQVTKARKSIAQFKLREGMPIGAHTTLRGARMWEFLDRLTSVALPRIRDFRGLSPKQFDGNGNYTFGLTEQSMFHEINQDKIDRVRGMDITVVTTATNDDEGRALLKALGFPFKEN comes from the coding sequence ATGACTGAGACCATGACCAGCCCCGCGACCCCGCGACTGAAGACGAAGTACGCCGAGACGGTCGTGCCGTCGCTGAACGACCAGTTCGGCTACACCAACCCGATGCAGGTTCCCCGCGTCGTGAAGGTCGTCGTGAACATGGGCGTCGGTGACGCCGCCAAGGACAGCAAGCTGATCGAGGGCGCCATCCGCGACCTGACCGCCATCACCGGTCAGAAGCCGCAGGTGACCAAGGCCCGCAAGTCCATCGCGCAGTTCAAGCTGCGTGAGGGCATGCCGATCGGTGCGCACACCACCCTCCGGGGTGCGCGCATGTGGGAGTTCCTCGACCGCCTCACGTCGGTCGCGCTGCCCCGCATCCGTGACTTCCGCGGCCTGAGCCCGAAGCAGTTCGACGGCAACGGCAACTACACCTTCGGTCTGACCGAGCAGTCGATGTTCCACGAGATCAACCAGGACAAGATCGACCGCGTCCGTGGCATGGACATCACCGTGGTCACGACCGCCACGAACGACGACGAGGGCCGCGCGCTGCTGAAGGCGCTGGGCTTCCCCTTCAAGGAGAACTGA
- a CDS encoding type Z 30S ribosomal protein S14, with amino-acid sequence MAKTALINKANKKPKFKVRGYTRCQRCGRPHSVYRKFGLCRVCLREMAHRGELPGVTKSSW; translated from the coding sequence ATGGCCAAGACCGCCCTGATCAACAAGGCGAACAAGAAGCCGAAGTTCAAGGTCCGCGGTTACACGCGGTGCCAGCGCTGCGGCCGGCCGCACTCGGTCTACCGCAAGTTCGGCCTGTGCCGCGTGTGCCTCCGCGAGATGGCTCACCGCGGTGAGCTCCCCGGCGTGACCAAGTCCAGCTGGTAG
- the secY gene encoding preprotein translocase subunit SecY: MLSVFTRAFKTPDLRRKLLFTLGIVMLFRLGTFVPTPNVNYSAVQECIDGARQGDAGNQLLGMANLFSGGALMQLSIFALGIMPYITASIIVQLLTVVIPRFEALKQEGQQGQAKMTQYTRYLTIGLAVLQSATFVTFAQNPAALFGNANCTQILYRDNVVDTIFMVLTMTAGTGLIMWLGELITDKGVGNGMSLLIFTSITATFPGSLWAIQQRDDRWDLFILVIIIGLLIMAAVVFVEQSQRRVPVQYAKKMVGRQMYGGTSTYIPIKVNMANVIPIIFASSMLALPQMVAQFQSDPQGNNPAYVDWINTYLVQGDHPIYMAVYTVMILFFTFFYVSITFNPNEVADNMKKYGGFIPGIRAGRPTAEYLRYVITRITVPGAIYLALVSLIPLIAFVLIGANRDFPFGGASILIMVGVGLDTVKQIESQLQQHHYEGFLR, from the coding sequence GTGCTCTCCGTCTTCACTCGGGCGTTCAAGACGCCCGATCTGCGGCGAAAGCTGCTCTTCACGCTGGGCATCGTCATGCTCTTCCGCCTGGGGACCTTCGTGCCGACGCCGAACGTGAACTACTCGGCCGTCCAGGAGTGCATCGACGGCGCCCGCCAGGGTGACGCCGGCAACCAGCTGCTCGGCATGGCCAACCTCTTCAGCGGTGGCGCGCTGATGCAGCTGTCGATCTTCGCGCTGGGGATCATGCCCTACATCACCGCGAGCATCATCGTGCAGCTGCTCACGGTCGTCATCCCCCGATTCGAGGCGCTGAAGCAGGAGGGCCAGCAGGGTCAGGCCAAGATGACCCAGTACACGCGGTACCTGACGATCGGGCTGGCCGTGCTCCAGTCCGCGACCTTCGTGACCTTCGCGCAGAACCCCGCTGCCCTCTTCGGCAACGCCAACTGCACCCAGATCCTCTACCGCGACAACGTCGTGGACACCATCTTCATGGTCCTGACGATGACCGCCGGCACGGGCCTGATCATGTGGCTCGGTGAGCTGATCACGGACAAGGGCGTCGGCAACGGCATGTCCCTGCTGATCTTCACCTCCATCACCGCGACCTTCCCCGGCTCGCTGTGGGCCATCCAGCAGCGCGACGACCGCTGGGACCTCTTCATCCTCGTCATCATCATCGGGCTGCTGATCATGGCCGCCGTCGTCTTCGTCGAGCAGTCGCAGCGGCGTGTCCCCGTGCAGTACGCGAAGAAGATGGTCGGTCGCCAGATGTACGGCGGGACCTCCACCTACATCCCGATCAAGGTCAACATGGCCAACGTGATCCCGATCATCTTCGCCAGCTCGATGCTCGCGCTGCCGCAGATGGTGGCCCAGTTCCAGTCGGACCCCCAGGGCAACAACCCCGCCTACGTCGACTGGATCAATACCTACCTGGTGCAGGGCGACCACCCGATCTACATGGCCGTCTACACGGTCATGATCCTGTTCTTCACGTTCTTCTACGTCTCGATCACGTTCAACCCGAACGAGGTCGCGGACAACATGAAGAAGTACGGGGGTTTCATCCCCGGTATCCGGGCCGGGCGACCCACGGCCGAGTACCTCAGGTACGTCATCACCCGCATCACCGTGCCGGGTGCCATCTACCTCGCCTTGGTCTCACTGATCCCGCTCATCGCCTTCGTGCTGATCGGGGCCAACCGTGACTTCCCGTTCGGCGGTGCGTCTATCCTCATCATGGTGGGCGTCGGTCTCGACACGGTGAAGCAGATCGAGTCCCAGCTCCAGCAACACCACTACGAAGGATTCCTGCGCTGA
- the rpmD gene encoding 50S ribosomal protein L30 — translation MAQLKVTQTRSEIGGTQRQRDTLRTIGLKRIGDIVVKEDRPEFRGMVQTVRHLVTVEEVD, via the coding sequence ATGGCTCAGCTGAAGGTGACCCAGACCCGTTCGGAGATCGGTGGTACCCAGCGTCAGCGTGACACGCTGCGCACCATCGGTCTGAAGCGCATCGGCGACATCGTCGTCAAGGAGGACCGCCCGGAGTTCCGCGGCATGGTCCAGACGGTTCGCCACCTGGTGACCGTCGAGGAGGTTGACTGA
- the rplP gene encoding 50S ribosomal protein L16, translating into MLIPRRVKHRKQHHPKRSGMSKGGTTVSFGDYGLQALDPAYVTNRQIEAARIAMTRYMKRGGKVWINIYPDRPLTKKPAETRMGSGKGSPEWWVANVKPGRIMFEISGVDEDVAREAMRLAMHKLPMKCRFVAREGGDN; encoded by the coding sequence ATGTTGATCCCCCGACGGGTCAAGCACCGCAAGCAGCACCACCCGAAGCGCTCGGGCATGTCGAAGGGCGGCACCACCGTCTCCTTCGGTGACTACGGCCTCCAGGCTCTGGACCCGGCCTACGTCACGAACCGTCAGATCGAGGCGGCTCGTATCGCCATGACGCGTTACATGAAGCGTGGCGGCAAGGTCTGGATCAACATCTACCCGGACCGTCCGCTGACCAAGAAGCCGGCTGAGACCCGCATGGGTTCCGGCAAGGGCTCGCCCGAGTGGTGGGTGGCCAACGTCAAGCCGGGCCGGATCATGTTCGAGATCTCCGGTGTCGACGAGGACGTGGCGCGTGAGGCGATGCGCCTGGCGATGCACAAGTTGCCGATGAAGTGCCGCTTCGTCGCGCGTGAGGGTGGTGACAACTGA